Proteins from one Tachyglossus aculeatus isolate mTacAcu1 chromosome 23, mTacAcu1.pri, whole genome shotgun sequence genomic window:
- the ZC2HC1C gene encoding zinc finger C2HC domain-containing protein 1C — MTCSQPVPGPHPSAMLPKTKVTGPELHSAGLSRWQQEPALKLTQLEHLKNEFQQRLLRDKEKKLESLFPDKRQNNFAKPRSFAYSAGSNPQNSGLHQPGPGREGFGSAGSHPRLAQPDSLKAQIPLNWTAKKQVGVDRAYPLKPMSHHQVASVSRGVASNSRTFSLKPSDPRDYSSPNPASRNCENSCPGNSPLVPLPPVPAQNFKPDPNRAELVEIRRLEATGELLQEEIRKKEALLRETLKRAEQELRRMQKGKEQEEEEEEEERRVPQRKGIPGRRTAGQRSTVFKSVYSLEDQPEEGLSNYVGTREDENWGRYPRHLSSLSGFSQFPSEYGVRRLKKERLGAGNGNRRDPTSSGSASPPQAPSGSFPNSSDGNGPQTSVFAARGCAAEEEPDLGRCSYCGRRFLLARLERHANACRKARRSKRKVFDSAKARAKGTDLEQFLTWKGPAPAKAEPSRKCTWRQKHDCFIQSLRQAREMQQGTGKGGKLLIPPAEHPDYVECPHCSRRFAPNAAQRHIPKCKNIKNRPPPPGKRSC, encoded by the exons ATGACTTGTTCCCAACCGGTTCCAGGCCCCCACCCGTCTGCGATGCTCCCCAAAACCAAGGTGACGGGGCCAGAACTCCATTCAGCGGGGCTGAGCCGGTGGCAGCAGGAACCCGCCCTCAAGCTGACCCAGCTAGAGCACCTGAAGAATGAGTTCCAGCAAAGGCTCCTGCGAGACAAAGAGAAGAAGTTGGAAAGCCTCTTTCCCGACAAAAGGCAGAACAACTTCGCCAAGCCTAGGAGCTTTGCCTATTCTGCCGGAAGCAACCCGCAAAATTCGGGACTCCATCAGCCGGGCCCAGGGAGAGAGGGATTCGGTTCAGCAGGGTCCCACCCCCGCCTCGCCCAGCCGGACAGCCTGAAGGCTCAGATTCCTCTTAATTGGACGGCGAAGAAGCAAGTCGGTGTGGACAGGGCGTATCCACTGAAGCCCATGTCTCATCACCAGGTCGCGAGCGTGAGCCGCGGGGTTGCTAGTAACAGCCGGACTTTCTCCCTGAAGCCTTCTGATCCCAGAGattattcatcccccaaccctGCCTCAAGGAATTGCGAGAATTCCTGCCCGGGAAATTCaccccttgtccccctgcccccGGTGCCGGCCCAGAATTTCAAACCCGACCCAAACAGGGCTGAGCTCGTCGAAATCCGCAGACTAGAAGCGACCGGTGAGCTCTTGCAAGAGGAAATCCGGAAGAAGGAGGCTCTCCTCAGGGAAACACTGAAGAGGGCCGAGCAGGAGCTTAGGAGGATGCAGAAAGggaaagaacaggaggaggaagaagaagaagaagaaagacgtGTGCctcagaggaagggaattccCGGGAGAAGGACGGCGGGTCAGAGAAGCACCGTTTTCAAGTCCGTCTATTCATTAGAAGACCAGCCTGAGGAGGGTCTCAGTAATTACGTGGGCACTAGAGAGGATGAGAACTGGGGGCGTTATCCAAGGCATTTGAGCTCCCTTTCAGGCTTTTCCCAGTTTCCCTCGGAATACGGAGTCCGGAGGCTCAAAAAAGAGCGACTCGGGGCCGGGAATGGTAACCGCCGGGACCCGACCTCCTCGGGATCCGCTTCGCCACCTCAGGCTCCCAGCGGCTCCTTCCCGAACTCCAGCGACGGGAACGGCCCCCAGACCTCGGTCTTCGCGGCCCGCGGCTGTGCGGCCGAAGAAGAGCCGGACCTTGGCCGGTGCAGCTACTGTGGGCGCAGGTTTCTCCTGGCGAGGCTGGAGAGACACGCCAACGCCTGCAGGAAGGCCCGTCGCTCCAAGAGGAAAGTGTTCGATTCGGCCAAGGCCCGGGCCAAGGGCACGGATCTGGAGCAGTTTCTCACCTGGAAGGGCCCAGCCCCAGCCAAG GCCGAACCGTCCCGGAAATGTACCTGGAGACAGAAGCACGACTGTTTTATCCagtccctccgccaagctcgggAAATGCAGCAGGGCACCGGCAAAGGAGGAAAGCTCCTCATCCCTCCGGCGGAGCACCCGGACTACGTCGAGTGCCCCCACTGCAGCCGCCGCTTTGCCCCTAACGCAGCCCAGCGGCACATCCCAAAATGCAAGAACATCAAGAaccgtccccctcccccgggaaaacgCTCCTGCTGA